The following coding sequences lie in one Lolium perenne isolate Kyuss_39 chromosome 2, Kyuss_2.0, whole genome shotgun sequence genomic window:
- the LOC127324205 gene encoding uncharacterized protein: protein MADWGPVIVATVLFVLLTPGLLCTLPGRGRVAEFGSLHTSGLSILVHAVVYFALVTIFLIAIGVHVYVG from the coding sequence ATGGCGGACTGGGGCCCGGTGATCGTGGCGACGGTGCTCTTCGTGCTGCTCACGCCGGGGCTGCTCTGCACGCTGCCGGGCCGCGGCCGGGTGGCCGAGTTCGGCAGCCTGCACACCAGCGGCCTCTCCATCCTCGTCCACGCCGTCGTCTACTTCGCGCTCGTCACCATCTTCCTCATCGCCATCGGCGTCCACGTCTACGTCGGCTAG
- the LOC127324204 gene encoding uncharacterized protein, translating to MADWGPVIVATVLFVLLTPGLLCTLPGRGRVAEFGSMHTSGLSILVHAVLYFALVTIFLIAIGVHVYAG from the coding sequence ATGGCGGACTGGGGCCCGGTGATCGTGGCGACGGTGCTCTTCGTGCTGCTCACGCCGGGGCTGCTGTGCACGCTGCCGGGGCGCGGCCGGGtggcggagttcgggagcatgcaCACCAGCGGCCTCTCCATACTCGTCCACGCCGTCCTCTACTTCGCGCTCGTCACCATCTTCCTCATCGCCATCGGCGTCCACGTCTACGCTGGCTAG